Within Chrysiogenia bacterium, the genomic segment CGCCCCGCTCTGGCGGCGCGCGCGCCGGTGGAGAGCCTGCTCATCGGACCGCGCGGCGAGGAAGTTTCCTCCGCGCGCTTCTTTTCAAACTCTCCCCGGAAAGGGTAGTCTCGCCACGCTATGGCAAAACGCCCTCCTGTCGTTCACTACCGGCTGGCCCGCTCTTCGCCGGCCATCAAGGTTCTCACCACCGGCTCGCTGGTGTTCATTCTCGTGGGCATTGCCGTTGTGCTGGGCTACGCGCTCGAGCAGACGGGCCTGACGCCCACGGGCATCGGCACGCACTATGCCGGCGGCGAAGACCCCACGGGGCAGGAGCTGTTCTTCGCACTCAGCCGCGAGGAATTGCTTCGCATCACCCACGTCCACACCTTCGGGATGGGAATGCTGCTCTACATCTACGGGCACATGTTCACGCTCACCGGTCGCAGCGAGGAAACCAAAGTCCGCTGGATCTCCGCGCTCGTTCTGGGACTCGCAGCGTGGCTGGGCAGCCTGTGGCTCATTGCCTATGTCTCGAAAGCCTTCGTGTGGGTCTTCCTCGCGAGCTTTCTCATCAGCCTGCTGAGCCTCGCTGCCATGGCGGTGATGATCCTCTATGAGATCTGGTGGGTGAAGCCCAGGGGCGCGCCGCCGCCGCAGGCGGTCGCGCAGGGCCGCGACACCGACGCCTAGCGCGCCGGGCTGCCCGCGCCAAAATCCGCCCAATTCAGGCCGACATCACGCTTGTTTTTCGAGTTTCACGTGGTTAGATAGAGCACCAACGAGGTGCGCCCGGCCCCATTGAGGTGCTCTGGCAACCCTCTCCAGTAAGGAGGCTCCATCGATGGCCGACAAGGACGAAAAGTATCCCGAAAACGTTCCCGGACCCTACTACGTGGATCAGGAGTGCATTGACTGCAACGCCTGCAACCAGACGGCTCCGGACTTCTTCACCTCCCCGGAGGAGGGCGGTTACAGCTTCGTAATGAAGCAGCCGACCACCGAAGAAGAAATCGCCATCTGTGAGGAAGCCCTGGAGGGCTGCCCGGTCGAAGCCATCGGCAACGACGGCGCCGAGTAATCGAAGTTTCAGGCAGGTTGAGCGAGCATGGCTGATTCAGGCAACAAGTACAGCGAGAACACCGGGCCGGGTCCTTACTACGTCGACAAGACGTGTATCGACTGCCACGCGTGCAATGAAACGGCGCCGGAGTTTTTCACCAGCCCCGATGGCGGCGGTTACAGCTTCGTCTTCAAGCAGCCGACCACCCCCGAAGAAGCCGAGAAGTGCGAAGAGGCCATGGACGGTTGCCCGGTGGAAGCCATCGGCAACGACGGCATGCCGCTTCCCGACTGATCAAACCACAATGGATGGGAAAAGGGACGCCAACGGCGTCCCTTTTTTTGTTGGGGAGACAGGAATACCGCCAAGGCGCCAAGGACGCCAAGGGTGAACAGGTCAGCGTGACTTCCTTGGCGTTCTTGGCGCCTTGGCGGTTCAGTTCTGCTTAATCGAGAACCACCGGCAGGCGACCGGTGATCTGGGCGCCGCGTTTGGTGTTTTTGACCTGGTAGGCGAGCGCTTCGACCCCGGCTTTCAGCGCCTTTCGCAGCAGCTTGCCGTAGACGGGGTCGATTTCGTCTGCGGGGCCCATGCGCGCAGCGTCGGCGCGGTTCACCAGAAAAAAGATCACCGCCCGGTCGCCGGCCTTTGCCATGTCGGTCAGTTCCTGCAGATGCTTTTGCCCGCGCGTCGTGACTGCGTCGGGAAAGCGCGCCATGCCGGGCTCGGTGAGCAGCGTGGTGTTTTTCACCTCCACCCAGCAGCGCCCGTGCTTTTCGTCTTCGAGGAGGATGTCGATGCGCGACTTGCCGCCGCGTCCGTACTTCACCTCGCGGCGAAGTCCTTCGTAACCTTTCAGTTCCTTCACGGCGCCCGAGACAATGGCGTCTTCAACGATGGCATTGGGGCGCGCGGTGTTGATGCCCACCCAGGTGCGGCCCACCTTGATGAGCTCCAGGCTGTATTGGAGCTTGCGCGCGGGGTTGTCGCTCTTTGTGAGCAGCACGGCCGAGCCGGGCTCCGCGCAGCCGGTCATGGGGCCGGTGTTGGCGCAATGGGCGGTAATCAGCTCCCCCGAGGACAGCTCAATATCGGCCAGAAAGCGCTTGTAGCGCTTGATGAGCCGCCCCTGGTGGAGGGGCTGGTCGAAGCGGTGCATGGGCGCCTACTTGATGCCTTCAAGCTCCAGCATCAGCTCGAAGAGCTCGGGGCGGAATATGTCGAATCCGCGGAACTTGCGCCCATTGATGATGATGGTGGGCGTGGAGCTAACCTGGATGCGCACGCCTTCCTTGATGTCGGCGCTCACCGGCGCGAGCGAGGCCGGGTCCTTCCAGCAGGTCTCGAACTTCGCCTGGTCGAGGCCCAGTTGTCCGGCCCACTCCATGTATTTCTCGTCGGAGAGCTCGCGCTGGTTGGTGAAGAGCTGGTTGGCGTATTCCCAGAACTTGCCCTGCTGCTCGGCGCAGACAGCCGCGCGCGCGGCGCCGCAGGCGTGGGAGTGCAGGTTACTCTGCATCCCGGGGTTGCACTCACTGCTCAGCGGGAAGTGATGAAAGTAGACTTCGATCTTGTCGGCGTGCTTCTTCATGATCGGGCTGAGCAGCTCCCAGGCGCGGCCGCAGGCCGGGCACTGGAAGTCGGCGAACTCCTCGATGCGGATGGGCGCGCCCACCGTGCCCTTGGGCGTGTGGTAGGCGCTGCCGACGGTGACTTCGGGAAGGGTGGCGATCCACTTCTTGAGGTTCTCGAGCTGAAGTGCATGCTTGGCTTCGTCATCATTGGCGGCGGCGGAGTCGTCGGCTGCGGCCACGGCTTTGGCCGGGTGCGGTTCCTTGCCCTCGGGCGGCCCCATCGGATTGCTCGTGTTGAAGACGATGACAAGCGCCGCAGCGGCGATCACCGCGCCGGCCTGCACCATGAAGGAACCGCCGAAGCTTCCGAGTGAATCCTTGATCTCGCTCTGGAGTCCCTGGGCGAAGCCGCCGATTCCGCTGGGCAGGTTGAGGAAGGACACGGCGATCGCGGTGAGCGCGATCAGATAGAGCCCGGCGCACAGGATGCAGAGCACCCGCAGGTCGAAGGCGCTGGCACCCGCCATGTAGAGCGAAAATGCCAGATTGAATCCCGCCAGCGCGAAGATCCGGTTGCCGGCCCCAACGGCCTTTTCATCGCCCGACTGCTTGGACTTCAGGTCGATCATCGCCAGGCCGAGCATCAGGGCGTAGGCGACCAGCGCAAAGAGCGAGACGGGAACGCCCAGCAGCTTCGAGTAACCGCTGGCCAGCGCGCTGTCGCAGCTCACTTCGGCAGAGATGTTGCAGAAACTCTCAAAATCCGGCTGGGACAGCAGCTTTGCGTGGGTGCTGGTCAGGACGAGGGCATCGATGATGGCCAGCACCGCCAGGATAGCGAGGAACATGGGAAGCCCGGTGGACCGGTTCTGCTTGGATTCACTCATGTCGGGAATTTTCTCCGGCGTGATTTCCGTATTTCAGGTGCGCGAGATACTAGCGCGAAGCTCCCCCGCATGCGAGCGCCCGGTAGAGGCGGTGCCCCGCACTTGCCCCGGCCCTCCGGGGAAGGGTAATCAGGGCGCATCGCCCGCGTAAGGAGGGGCGCCGCCATGGCCGGTGATTCAAACAAGCGCGCGAAGAAGTCGTCCCTCACGCATCTGGACGCGCGCGGGCAGGCCCGCATGGTGGACGTGGGTGAGAAAGCGATTTCTGCCCGCGTCGCGGTTGCATCCGTGCGCGTGCGGATGAAACCCGAGACACTCAAGCTGGCCACCGGCGGCGCGAAGAAGGGCGACGTGCTCGCCGCCGCGCGCATCGCCGGGATTCAGGCGGCCAAGCGCACGGGCGAGCTCATTCCGCTGTGCCATCCGTTGCCGCTCGATTCGGTAAGCATCGACATCACGCCGGTGACAAAGCCCGCCTTGCTGCGCATCGAGGCGACCGCGCGCACGACGGCAAAGACCGGCGTCGAGATGGAAGCCATGACGGCGGCGAGCGTCGCCGCGCTCACGATCTACGACATGTGCAAGGCCGTCGACCGGGCAATGGTGATCGAGAACCTGCAACTCGAATACAAGTCGGGTGGCAAGAGCGGTACGTTTCGGCGCCGCGGCTACGACGGCAATCCCGAATAAGAGAATTCCGTGATCATCGACAAACAAAGCGAAGAGAGAATCGAGCTGCGCGCGCCGGCGAAGGTGAACCTGCGCCTGGAAGTGCTCGGCAAGCGTCCCGACGGATTCCACGAAGTGCGCCTGTTCATGGTGGCGATCGAGCTGTTCGACAAGATGGTCGTCGAGCGCCGCGAGAGCGGAATCGAGATTTCATGTCCGGGAATCGAGAACGGCCCGGGCAACCTGGCGTGGAAGGCCGCCGAGCTCTTTTTCACCGAGACCGGCGTCGCCGGCGGCGCCCGCATCGAGATCGAAAAGGACATCCCGGCACAGGCGGGCCTGGGCGGCGGTTCGAGCGACGCGGCCGCCACGCTCGATGCGCTGGACATCCTCTACAGAACCGGGCTCAGCGAGGAAAAACGCCGGGAACTGGCAGCCCGCCTGGGCTCGGACATCCCGTTTTTCATCGGGACCCCGCGCCCGGCCTGGGCCCTGGGCCGCGGAGAGATCATCGTCCCGGTGGAGGCAGAGCTGCCCGAGATGTGGCTGGTGCTCATCCACCCGGGAATCGGCGTCTCGACGCCGGTGGCCTATAAAGCGCTGGAGGCTGCCCCCATCGCAGAATCGGCGTTGACCGCCCTGAGGGCGGAGTCTATGAATACGCGCCTTCCAGGGGCTCCCTGGGAGAAAAACGGGGGAAATTTTTTCCTCAATGATTTGGAGCCGCCTGTCTTTGCTCACTATCCTTTGATTCAAGACATCAAGGGAATGCTGCAGGAGGCAGGCGCACCGCTGACGCTGATGAGCGGAAGCGGATCAAGTGTGTTCGGACTGTTCCCTGAAGAGGGGGCCGCGCGAGGGGTACTCAATCGAGCGCGGATCCCGGAAACCTACTTCAGGAGAGTGGTTCGGATACTACGGACTGTTTCCGGCGGCACTGACTAGCGGTCAGGTTGCTCGTCGGCGGGAGCGGCAGACTGCTACGGAGGGGGTCGCAGTTATGCAAGTGACCAACGTGAAGGTCTTTCCGGTGGATGAAGATCGCCTGAAAGCCTACGTCACCATTGTGTTTGACGACTGTTTCGTCGTGCATGACGCAAAGGTGATCAACGGTCCCAGTGGTTTGTTCGTGGCCATGCCCAGCAAACGCACGAAAAACGGGACCTATCGCGACACGGTTCATCCGCTGAACCAGGAAACGCGAGAAATGATTGAGCAGCGGGTTCTGGAGAAATACCGCGAGGATGTCGGAAATCCCCCGCCACTGGGAGGTCCGCCGACGCCCCCGACCGGGACTTGAGCCGGGCGAGCAGATCAACCAATCTCGGCCTTGAAGCATCGGGACGCTGCGTCGGCGTGAGTGATCGCGCCGGCGCTGACAACACTGTTTCGCTTGGGGAGTCGCCAAGTGGTAAGGCAACGGTTTTTGGTACCGTCATTCGCAGGTTCGAACCCTGCCTCCCCAGCCAAAATACATTCATCGTGGGATCATCCGAGGGGGCCAGGGGATGCAGGTCAGTAAGCTCAAGATCTTTAGCGGCAACGCCAATCAGGCGTTGGCGCACTCCATCTGCAAATATCTGGGCATTCCGCTCGGTCGCACCAATATCAAGCGTTTCTCCGACGGTGAGATTTTCGTTGAGATCGACGAGAACGTGCGCGGTATGGACGTCTTTATCGTGCAGCCCACGTGCCCGCCGGTCAGCGACACGCTGGTGGAACTGCTGATCATGATGGACGCGTTCAAGCGCGCCTCGGCGGAGACCATCACCGTGGTGATCCCTTACTACGGCTACGCGCGCCAGGACCGCAAGGTGCAGCCGCGCACGCCTATCAGCTCCAAGCTGGTGGCCGACCTGCTCCAGACCGCCGGCGCCACGCGCGCGGTCTGCATGGACCTGCACGCCGGGCAGATCCAGGGTTTCTTCGACATTCCCGTGGACAATCTCTTCGCCACGCCGGTGATCATTCAGTATCTGCAGAGCCAGGAACTCGACAACCTGACGGTGGTCTCGCCCGATGCCGGCGGCGCCGAGCGCGCCCGCGCCTTCGGCAAGCGCCTCAACGCACCCTTCGCCATGATCGACAAACGCCGCCCGAAGGCCAACGTGGCCGAGGTCATGCACGTCATCGGTGACGTGGACGGGCGCGACTGCGTGATCGTCGACGACATGATTGATACGGCCGGAACCCTCACCCAGGCGGCCCTGGCCCTGGTGGAGAAGGGGGCCCGCTCGGTGCGTGCCTGCGCCACCCACGGCATCCTCTCGGGCCCTGCGATCGAGCGTATCAACGAATCGAAGCTCACCGAGGTGATCGTGACCGACACGATTCCCCACGGAGAGAAGACGGAAACCTGCCCCAAGCTCAAGGTGCTCTCCACGGCGGAGCTGCTGGGTGAGGCAATTCGACGCATTTATTACGGTGAATCTGTCAGTTCGCTTTTTGTTTAGATTCGGCTATAAGGCGGCGCTGCATTGGGCCCCAAGGGGCCAGTGGGGCGATCGGCGAGCGCCGGTCGCAGGAACTTTTTGTAAGAAGGAAACAGACTCATGGCTGAGCAGTTGGCTGTAGAAATTCGTACCGAAACCGGCAAGGGCCCGGCGCGTCGCCTGCGCATGGCGGGCAAGATTCCCGGTGTCTTTTACGGACGCAATGAAGCAACGGTGATGTTCGCCGTCGATCCCAAGGCGCTGCGCAAGGCGCTCTCGGGCAAGACCGGCCTGAACACGCTGATCTCGCTCAAGTCGAGCGACTCCGCGCTCGAAGGCAAGCTGGCACTGCTTCACGACGTCTGTCGTGACCCGGCCAGCCGCGAGCTCAAGCACGTCGACTTGCTCTCGATTGATCCCAAGCGCGAAGTGACGGTGAAGGTGCCCGTGCATGTGCATGGTCGCTCGAAGGGCGTGGTTGCCGGTGGCATCCTCGACCAGATTCGTCACGAACTCGAAGTGCGCTGTCTTCCCGGCGACATCCCCTCTGAAATTCAGGTTGATGTCACCGAACTCGATACGGGCGAGTCGATCCACGTCTCCGACGTCGCGCTGCCTTCGGGTGTGACGGCCGTGGACGAGGACCGCTTCACCATCGTGACGATTGTTCCGCCCAAGGGCATGTCGCTCTCCAAGGAAGAGGAAGCAGCCGAAGCCGCCGCCGCCGAAGGCGAAGGCGCGGCCGCAACCGGAGAGGCGAAGGAGTAATCCTTCGGCGCATCTGGCTGGAGGGCCTTCATGGCGGCTCCATTTCGGCTGGTTGTCGGGCTGGGAAATCCCGGTGCCGAGTATCGCGCCACCCGGCACAACGCCGGGTTCTGGGTTGTCGAGGGGCTCGCTCGAATCTGGGGCGCGGAGCTGCGCCCGGGCAAGTGGAACGCCCACGAAGCGCTCGCAGCGCCCGCCGGCCTGGGCCGCGTGATGCTGCTGGAGCCCCAGACCTACATGAACGAAAGCGGGCGGAGCCTCGCTCCGCTCGCACGGTTTTACAAGCTTGCGCCTGAAGACGTCATCGTGATACACGATGAGCTCGATTTGCCCCCCGGGCGCCTGCGGATCAAGCAGGGTGGGGGCCACGGCGGCCACAACGGCCTCCGATCGATCATCGATCAATGGGGAGAGAAAAACTTCTACCGGGTTCGCGTCGGAGTCGGTAGACCGCCACGTACCAGCGACGTTGTGAAATACGTTCTGGGGCAACCGAGCAAGGCACAGTGGAACAAGCTCGATCAGGCGGTCATCAGGGCAACCGAAGCGGTCGAGAGACTCTTGCGCGATGGGCTCAACGCAACGCAGCAAGACTTTAACCGCAACGACCAATCCGGGGATCTTCCCAACTAGAAGTTTTGAGTCGGGGAACAGGCGGGCATTCGCTCCGCCCTTGTCAGAGGAACCTGTAACAATCAGCAACGCCCATTCGAGGCTCGCATCGCGCGGCCCCGACGGTGTCGCTACAGGCTCCAGGAACCCGAAAACACAAGTTAGCTAAGACCCGCAACCCGGAGGCGCAAAGGCCCCGTGAGGATTGGCGGGAGAGGAGAGAGAGAAACCGTGGACAGCATCATCTACATGGTACCCGCTGCGGGCGTTCTGGCCCTGGGCTTCGCATTCGTGAAGACCAACTGGGTGAACAAGCAGGACGCCGGTGACGAGAAGATGGTCCGGATTGCCGGCCACATTCGCGAGGGCGCAATGGCGTTCCTTGCGCGTGAATACAAGTCGCTTGCGATCTTCGTGGTCGCCGTCGCCATTCTCCTGGGCGTCGCCAATCAGGGCACCGAGAAGCTCACGGCCGTGAGCTTCATCGTCGGCGCCCTCTGTTCCGGCCTGGCCGGTTTCTTCGGCATGCGCGTGGCCACCGCAGCCAACGTGCGCACCTCCGCCGCGGCCCGCACGGGCCTGGTGAAGGCCCTCGACGTCGCCTTCGCCGGCGGCACGGTCATGGGCATGTGCGTGGTCGGCCTCGGCGTGCTGGGCCTCTCGCTTCTGTTCATCATCTTCGGCAACCAGTTCCTCGAGACCAACATGGGCAACGCCAAGGCCTATGAAGAGTCGCTCTTCCACGTGCTGCAGATCGTCTCGGGCTTCTCGCTGGGTGCTTCGAGCATCGCGCTCTTCGCCCGCGTGGGCGGCGGCATCTACACCAAGGCCGCCGACGTCGGCGCCGACCTTGTGGGCAAGGTCGAAGCCGGCATCCCCGAGGATGATCCGCGCAACCCCGCCGTCATCGCCGACAACGTCGGTGACAACGTGGGCGATGTGGCCGGCATGGGCGCCGACCTGTTCGAGTCCTATGTGGGCGCGATCGTCGGCTCCATGGTTCTCGCCGCGGCCTATATCCATGACAACACCACGGGCCTTTCGGGCGCCGCACTCTCGGCCGAGATCTTCCAGGCCGCGACGCTGCCGCTCATCCTGGCTGCGGTGGGCATCGTGATTTCGATTCTCGGCACCTTCTTCGTTCGCACGAGCGAGGGTGGCAACCCGCAGACCGCGCTCAACACCGGCACCTTCGGCGCCGGCGCCGCAATGGCGGCCGCGACCTTCGGCGTGGCCAAGTGGTGGCTGCCCGATCACTACGTCGCGATTTCGATCGCGACGGTTGCCGGCCTCGTCGGCGGCACCCTGGTGGGCATCATCACCGAGTACTACACCGGCACGGGCAAGGCCCCGGTCGATCAGATCGCCAAGGACTCCGAGACCGGCAGCGCGACGAACATCATCTCCGGCCTGGGTGTCGGCATGAAGAGCACCGCGCTTCCGACCATCGTCATCGGCGCGACGATCCTCATCGCCAACCACTACGCGGGTCTCTACGGCATCGGCATCGCCGCCCTCGGCATGCTGGTCACCACGGGCATTCAGCTCGCGGTGGACGCCTACGGCCCCATCGCCGACAACGCCGGCGGCATCTCCGAGATGGCCGGTCTTCCCCCCGAGGTCCGCGAGCGCACCGACAAGCTCGACGCCGTGGGCAACACCACTGCCGCCATCGGCAAGGGCTTTGCCATCGGTTCGGCCGCGCTCACCGCGCTGGCCCTCTTCAGCGCCTACCGCACCACGGTCGGCCTGGACAACATCGACGTCTCGAATCCGTCGGTGCTCGTCGGCCTGCTCGTTGGCGCGATGCTTCCGTTCCTGTTCAGCTCCATGGCCATGAAGGCCGTGGGCGATGCCGCGTTCGACATGATCATCGAAGTGCGCCGCCAGTTCCGTGAGATTCCGGGCCTGATGGAAGGCAAGGCCGATGCTGACTACGCCAAGTGCGTGGACATCTCGACCGCCGCCGCCATCAAGCGCATGGTCGCCCCGGGCGTCCTGGCCGTTGCGGCTCCGGTGATTTTCGGCTTCCTGAGCACCGAGGCCCTGGGCGGCCTGCTCGTCGGCACGCTCTCCTCGGGCGTCATGCTCGCGATCTTCATGAGCAACGCCGGTGGTGCCTGGGACAACGCCAAGAAGACCATCGAGGGCGGCGCTCACGGCGGCAAGGGCTCCGAGGCTCACAAGGCTGCGGTGACCGGTGATACCGTCGGCGATCCGTTCAAGGACACGGCCGGCCCCTCGCTCAACATTCTCATCAAGCTGATGAGCGTGGTGAGCCTGGTGATTGCCCCGCTGCTCGTCTAGTCAAAGCGCAATTACGTGCTAAACAAGCCGGGGCCATTTTGGCCCCGGCTTTTTCTTTCGGCCCGGGGCCGGTAGCGGAGTAGCCAGACCATGGGATTCAATTGCGGCATCGTCGGTCTGCCCAACGTGGGCAAGTCCACCATCTTCAACGCGCTCACGGCGGCCGGTGCGCAGGCCGAGAACTATCCGTTCTGCACCATCGAGCCCAACACCGGGATGGTGATTGTGCCGGACGCGCGCCTCGACAAGATCGCGAGCATGGTCAAGCCGCTCAAGGTGGTTCCCACCACGATGGAATTCGTGGACATCGCGGGTCTTGTGAAGGGTGCGAGCAAGGGCGAGGGCCTGGGCAATCAGTTCCTCTCGCACATCCGCAGCACCGATGCGATCTGCCACGTGGTGCGCTGCTTCGAGGATCCCAACGTCGTGCACGTCGAGGGCTCGGTCGACCCCAAGCGTGACATCGAGGTGATTCGCACGGAGCTGATCCTCGCCGATCTCGAGAGCATTTCGAAGCGTGCCGACAAGGCACAGAAGATGGCCAAGTCCGGCAACGCGCAGCTCAAGGCGGAGTCGGAGTTTCTCAATGGGCTCATGGCCCATCTCGATGCCGGCGATCCGGCCATCACCTATGCCGTGCCCGAGGCGATGCAACAGTTCTTCCGCGACTGCTTTCTGATTACGGCCAAGAAAGTGCTCTACGTTGCCAACGTCGACGAAGCCGCCCTGGCCAATGGCAACGAACACACACAGACCGTCGAAGCCATCGCCAAGGCCGAAGGCGCCGAGGTCGTGCGCATCTGCGGCAAGATCGAGGGAGAGCTCAGCGAACTCGACGCCGAAGAGCAGCAGGCCTTTCTCGAAGACCTGGGGCTTGAAGAGCCGGGCCTCAACCGCCTGATCTTCGCCGGCTACACCCTGCTGGGGCTAATCAGCTACTTCACCGCGGGCGAAAAAGAGGCCCGCGCCTGGACCATCACCCGCGGAATGAGCGCCCCGCAGGCGGCCGGCAAGATCCACACCGACTTTGAAAAGGGATTTATCCGCGCCGAGGTCATTGCCTATGACGACTTCATCGCCTGCGGCGGAGAGGCCGGAGCCAAGGAAAAGGGCAAGCTGCGCGTCGAGGGCAAGGAATACATTGTCCAGGACGGCGACGTGATGCATTTCCGGTTCAACGTCTAGCCCTGGCCGCCGATCTCCAGTTCGAAAAACTTGTCGACGTCGAGATGGTCGAGCACGTCCTCATCGGACTTCTCGTACGCCTTCTTGATCTTGTCGAACATTACCTTCGCTTCTTCGAGATTGATCATGCCGTTTGCGATCATCGCGCCCTGGAT encodes:
- the ychF gene encoding redox-regulated ATPase YchF is translated as MGFNCGIVGLPNVGKSTIFNALTAAGAQAENYPFCTIEPNTGMVIVPDARLDKIASMVKPLKVVPTTMEFVDIAGLVKGASKGEGLGNQFLSHIRSTDAICHVVRCFEDPNVVHVEGSVDPKRDIEVIRTELILADLESISKRADKAQKMAKSGNAQLKAESEFLNGLMAHLDAGDPAITYAVPEAMQQFFRDCFLITAKKVLYVANVDEAALANGNEHTQTVEAIAKAEGAEVVRICGKIEGELSELDAEEQQAFLEDLGLEEPGLNRLIFAGYTLLGLISYFTAGEKEARAWTITRGMSAPQAAGKIHTDFEKGFIRAEVIAYDDFIACGGEAGAKEKGKLRVEGKEYIVQDGDVMHFRFNV
- a CDS encoding thioredoxin domain-containing protein; amino-acid sequence: MSESKQNRSTGLPMFLAILAVLAIIDALVLTSTHAKLLSQPDFESFCNISAEVSCDSALASGYSKLLGVPVSLFALVAYALMLGLAMIDLKSKQSGDEKAVGAGNRIFALAGFNLAFSLYMAGASAFDLRVLCILCAGLYLIALTAIAVSFLNLPSGIGGFAQGLQSEIKDSLGSFGGSFMVQAGAVIAAAALVIVFNTSNPMGPPEGKEPHPAKAVAAADDSAAANDDEAKHALQLENLKKWIATLPEVTVGSAYHTPKGTVGAPIRIEEFADFQCPACGRAWELLSPIMKKHADKIEVYFHHFPLSSECNPGMQSNLHSHACGAARAAVCAEQQGKFWEYANQLFTNQRELSDEKYMEWAGQLGLDQAKFETCWKDPASLAPVSADIKEGVRIQVSSTPTIIINGRKFRGFDIFRPELFELMLELEGIK
- a CDS encoding ferredoxin — encoded protein: MADKDEKYPENVPGPYYVDQECIDCNACNQTAPDFFTSPEEGGYSFVMKQPTTEEEIAICEEALEGCPVEAIGNDGAE
- the sfsA gene encoding DNA/RNA nuclease SfsA; the protein is MHRFDQPLHQGRLIKRYKRFLADIELSSGELITAHCANTGPMTGCAEPGSAVLLTKSDNPARKLQYSLELIKVGRTWVGINTARPNAIVEDAIVSGAVKELKGYEGLRREVKYGRGGKSRIDILLEDEKHGRCWVEVKNTTLLTEPGMARFPDAVTTRGQKHLQELTDMAKAGDRAVIFFLVNRADAARMGPADEIDPVYGKLLRKALKAGVEALAYQVKNTKRGAQITGRLPVVLD
- a CDS encoding sodium-translocating pyrophosphatase, translating into MVPAAGVLALGFAFVKTNWVNKQDAGDEKMVRIAGHIREGAMAFLAREYKSLAIFVVAVAILLGVANQGTEKLTAVSFIVGALCSGLAGFFGMRVATAANVRTSAAARTGLVKALDVAFAGGTVMGMCVVGLGVLGLSLLFIIFGNQFLETNMGNAKAYEESLFHVLQIVSGFSLGASSIALFARVGGGIYTKAADVGADLVGKVEAGIPEDDPRNPAVIADNVGDNVGDVAGMGADLFESYVGAIVGSMVLAAAYIHDNTTGLSGAALSAEIFQAATLPLILAAVGIVISILGTFFVRTSEGGNPQTALNTGTFGAGAAMAAATFGVAKWWLPDHYVAISIATVAGLVGGTLVGIITEYYTGTGKAPVDQIAKDSETGSATNIISGLGVGMKSTALPTIVIGATILIANHYAGLYGIGIAALGMLVTTGIQLAVDAYGPIADNAGGISEMAGLPPEVRERTDKLDAVGNTTAAIGKGFAIGSAALTALALFSAYRTTVGLDNIDVSNPSVLVGLLVGAMLPFLFSSMAMKAVGDAAFDMIIEVRRQFREIPGLMEGKADADYAKCVDISTAAAIKRMVAPGVLAVAAPVIFGFLSTEALGGLLVGTLSSGVMLAIFMSNAGGAWDNAKKTIEGGAHGGKGSEAHKAAVTGDTVGDPFKDTAGPSLNILIKLMSVVSLVIAPLLV
- a CDS encoding 50S ribosomal protein L25/general stress protein Ctc, translated to MAEQLAVEIRTETGKGPARRLRMAGKIPGVFYGRNEATVMFAVDPKALRKALSGKTGLNTLISLKSSDSALEGKLALLHDVCRDPASRELKHVDLLSIDPKREVTVKVPVHVHGRSKGVVAGGILDQIRHELEVRCLPGDIPSEIQVDVTELDTGESIHVSDVALPSGVTAVDEDRFTIVTIVPPKGMSLSKEEEAAEAAAAEGEGAAATGEAKE
- a CDS encoding ribose-phosphate pyrophosphokinase, encoding MQVSKLKIFSGNANQALAHSICKYLGIPLGRTNIKRFSDGEIFVEIDENVRGMDVFIVQPTCPPVSDTLVELLIMMDAFKRASAETITVVIPYYGYARQDRKVQPRTPISSKLVADLLQTAGATRAVCMDLHAGQIQGFFDIPVDNLFATPVIIQYLQSQELDNLTVVSPDAGGAERARAFGKRLNAPFAMIDKRRPKANVAEVMHVIGDVDGRDCVIVDDMIDTAGTLTQAALALVEKGARSVRACATHGILSGPAIERINESKLTEVIVTDTIPHGEKTETCPKLKVLSTAELLGEAIRRIYYGESVSSLFV
- a CDS encoding ferredoxin, translated to MADSGNKYSENTGPGPYYVDKTCIDCHACNETAPEFFTSPDGGGYSFVFKQPTTPEEAEKCEEAMDGCPVEAIGNDGMPLPD
- the pth gene encoding aminoacyl-tRNA hydrolase, whose product is MAAPFRLVVGLGNPGAEYRATRHNAGFWVVEGLARIWGAELRPGKWNAHEALAAPAGLGRVMLLEPQTYMNESGRSLAPLARFYKLAPEDVIVIHDELDLPPGRLRIKQGGGHGGHNGLRSIIDQWGEKNFYRVRVGVGRPPRTSDVVKYVLGQPSKAQWNKLDQAVIRATEAVERLLRDGLNATQQDFNRNDQSGDLPN
- the spoVG gene encoding septation regulator SpoVG is translated as MQVTNVKVFPVDEDRLKAYVTIVFDDCFVVHDAKVINGPSGLFVAMPSKRTKNGTYRDTVHPLNQETREMIEQRVLEKYREDVGNPPPLGGPPTPPTGT
- the moaC gene encoding cyclic pyranopterin monophosphate synthase MoaC gives rise to the protein MAGDSNKRAKKSSLTHLDARGQARMVDVGEKAISARVAVASVRVRMKPETLKLATGGAKKGDVLAAARIAGIQAAKRTGELIPLCHPLPLDSVSIDITPVTKPALLRIEATARTTAKTGVEMEAMTAASVAALTIYDMCKAVDRAMVIENLQLEYKSGGKSGTFRRRGYDGNPE
- the ispE gene encoding 4-(cytidine 5'-diphospho)-2-C-methyl-D-erythritol kinase; protein product: MIIDKQSEERIELRAPAKVNLRLEVLGKRPDGFHEVRLFMVAIELFDKMVVERRESGIEISCPGIENGPGNLAWKAAELFFTETGVAGGARIEIEKDIPAQAGLGGGSSDAAATLDALDILYRTGLSEEKRRELAARLGSDIPFFIGTPRPAWALGRGEIIVPVEAELPEMWLVLIHPGIGVSTPVAYKALEAAPIAESALTALRAESMNTRLPGAPWEKNGGNFFLNDLEPPVFAHYPLIQDIKGMLQEAGAPLTLMSGSGSSVFGLFPEEGAARGVLNRARIPETYFRRVVRILRTVSGGTD